One window from the genome of Leptospira johnsonii encodes:
- a CDS encoding biotin--[acetyl-CoA-carboxylase] ligase — MSFQLLDPEKGIFLSEAGSTNTILKGKEFPPGSWILADFQSSGRGRKGKTWSILGKEPFIFSGKFSSDSNLSSPGLFSLYVGVAVAKAILAVYPSASKKDLRIKWPNDIYLNGKKVCGILIETEKEGEVWDWILGIGANLYGTEIPDYLSDAGFITDDQNEKGRRNRFLETLLPLLNDAVLAISDGEKRIEFINEKLLWKGETIAWTESGEQKTATLLGVNEEGKLLARTSVGNMVEFIDSPEDFRSLG, encoded by the coding sequence ATGTCGTTTCAATTATTGGATCCCGAAAAAGGAATATTTCTCTCGGAAGCAGGTTCCACGAATACCATCCTAAAAGGAAAGGAATTCCCACCAGGGTCTTGGATCCTAGCGGATTTTCAATCTTCCGGAAGGGGTAGAAAAGGAAAAACCTGGAGTATTTTGGGAAAAGAGCCTTTTATCTTTTCCGGCAAATTTTCCTCTGATTCCAACTTATCTTCACCCGGGCTATTCTCTCTCTATGTTGGAGTCGCGGTCGCTAAGGCGATTTTGGCCGTATATCCTTCTGCCAGCAAAAAAGACCTTAGGATAAAATGGCCGAATGATATCTACCTAAATGGAAAAAAGGTCTGCGGCATATTGATCGAAACGGAAAAAGAAGGAGAAGTTTGGGATTGGATCCTAGGGATAGGGGCCAATCTGTATGGCACTGAAATTCCGGATTATCTAAGCGACGCAGGATTTATCACTGACGATCAAAATGAAAAAGGAAGAAGGAACCGGTTTTTAGAAACATTACTTCCTCTTCTGAACGATGCAGTGTTAGCAATTTCAGATGGAGAAAAAAGAATAGAATTCATAAATGAAAAACTTCTCTGGAAGGGAGAGACCATTGCTTGGACGGAAAGCGGAGAACAAAAAACCGCAACTCTTCTAGGAGTTAATGAAGAAGGAAAATTATTAGCCCGGACCTCGGTCGGAAACATGGTCGAATTCATTGACAGCCCCGAGGATTTTAGGTCCCTGGGATAG
- a CDS encoding type III pantothenate kinase, whose protein sequence is MILVIDVGNTNTVFGIYKNGSKEPIFHRRTVTRRDRTSDEMGLYLKGFLREFEIDSGQIVGGIYSSVVPQLNPIIERMIHDWFQIEPIRVQYQMKLPFGIKYPRPFEIGADRLVNAAAAVKDHPGKSIIIDLGTATTFCVVDDTPDYLGGVIAPGLKGSMDALTRNTAQLPPIVFQAPTKILGDSTIESIQAGFFFGWIGLLEGIIKEVRAAHGNDYRVIGTGGLVTTIHAANPKIFDKIEPLLTLRGLQILYEDNTK, encoded by the coding sequence ATGATCCTAGTAATCGACGTTGGAAATACCAACACGGTCTTCGGTATTTATAAGAACGGTTCCAAAGAACCGATTTTCCATAGACGAACAGTCACTCGAAGAGATAGAACCTCCGATGAGATGGGGCTTTATCTCAAGGGCTTCCTCCGAGAATTCGAAATAGATAGCGGCCAAATCGTAGGCGGCATCTATTCCTCTGTGGTCCCTCAATTGAATCCGATCATAGAAAGAATGATCCATGATTGGTTCCAAATAGAACCGATCAGAGTTCAATACCAAATGAAGTTGCCTTTCGGGATCAAGTATCCCAGACCTTTTGAGATAGGCGCAGATAGATTGGTAAATGCTGCTGCCGCCGTAAAGGATCATCCAGGAAAATCAATCATCATAGATTTAGGAACAGCTACCACATTTTGCGTAGTGGATGATACTCCTGATTATTTGGGCGGAGTGATCGCACCGGGACTTAAAGGTTCCATGGATGCCTTAACCAGAAACACAGCGCAATTACCTCCGATAGTATTCCAAGCACCTACTAAAATATTAGGAGATTCTACTATAGAGTCCATACAGGCAGGATTTTTCTTTGGATGGATAGGACTTCTGGAAGGGATCATCAAAGAAGTCAGAGCGGCTCACGGAAATGATTACAGAGTGATCGGGACTGGGGGACTTGTAACCACCATCCACGCAGCAAATCCTAAAATTTTCGATAAGATAGAACCCCTACTCACTTTAAGGGGACTGCAAATATTATACGAAGATAATACGAAATGA
- a CDS encoding TolC family protein, whose translation MKYVDTLKNYKNIIFFILACLLFWECASSPEVKVADGVVEESLKNITGITTQDVEKTIAKETFGLDDLYILAVERTERIALKNEATEQALAQKDKAFAGFMPTLSYVFNKFYSIPGHTQQPSIVDNYKTYKAIQSGDPLSLLPSSSTGSNLPPTVGAGSRLLLSIPISAGLSSYQDYRASKSLAEQRRLEAKHEAGRMYLEIAQAYFNFLQLEESVKISQEAYELNQDSLQERKRMYAVGRIMRSDLLNSETSLSNAEAVLADAKFQLEQVRITLATMVGYEKPISVAGFKAELEPVPTGMEPEEYLARRYDVLSAHQSVKVAEAQKDKAWVGFAPTIALNNYYSFPYPGTTHSKDITAQLQITMPLTPFSQMADLKAADSAKKQAKLTASQTRRTATQEIRNAFESFKNSQKILAIYQKAFVSAQETSQSQASGYRSGRNSRIEAIASKIAMLNAEMTYRKMLHQHSLNRIALGVAIGEIPHLPGEKKEE comes from the coding sequence ATGAAGTACGTAGATACTCTTAAGAATTATAAAAATATAATATTCTTCATTCTTGCTTGTCTCCTGTTTTGGGAATGCGCTTCCAGTCCGGAAGTGAAAGTCGCAGACGGAGTAGTGGAAGAAAGTTTAAAAAATATTACAGGGATCACTACGCAAGATGTGGAGAAAACTATCGCGAAAGAAACATTCGGCTTGGATGATCTTTATATTCTTGCGGTAGAAAGAACGGAAAGGATTGCCTTAAAGAATGAGGCGACAGAACAAGCACTAGCACAGAAAGACAAGGCATTCGCAGGTTTTATGCCTACTCTTTCTTATGTTTTCAACAAGTTCTATTCGATCCCTGGTCATACACAGCAGCCTTCTATAGTAGATAATTATAAAACATATAAGGCCATTCAGAGCGGGGATCCTCTCAGTTTATTACCTTCTTCCAGTACCGGAAGTAATCTTCCTCCTACTGTTGGAGCAGGTTCTCGTTTGTTACTTAGTATTCCGATCTCCGCGGGACTATCTTCTTACCAGGATTATAGAGCCTCCAAAAGTTTGGCGGAGCAAAGAAGATTAGAAGCAAAACATGAAGCAGGTCGAATGTATTTAGAAATTGCACAGGCCTATTTCAACTTTCTACAATTGGAAGAAAGTGTGAAAATTTCCCAAGAAGCATACGAGTTGAATCAGGACTCCTTGCAGGAAAGAAAAAGAATGTATGCTGTAGGAAGGATCATGAGATCGGATCTTCTTAATTCTGAGACCAGTCTTTCCAACGCCGAGGCTGTTCTTGCGGATGCAAAATTCCAATTGGAGCAAGTGCGTATCACATTGGCCACGATGGTTGGTTATGAAAAACCGATCTCTGTTGCTGGATTCAAGGCAGAATTGGAGCCGGTTCCTACCGGTATGGAGCCTGAAGAATATTTAGCAAGAAGATACGATGTTCTTTCTGCCCACCAAAGTGTCAAGGTGGCCGAAGCACAAAAGGACAAGGCATGGGTGGGTTTTGCTCCTACGATCGCATTAAATAATTATTATTCTTTTCCTTATCCCGGCACGACTCATTCCAAAGATATCACTGCTCAGCTACAGATTACTATGCCTCTAACTCCATTCTCTCAAATGGCGGATCTAAAGGCGGCGGACTCTGCAAAGAAGCAAGCAAAGTTAACTGCTTCTCAAACTAGAAGAACTGCTACTCAGGAGATCCGGAATGCTTTTGAAAGTTTTAAGAATTCCCAAAAGATATTAGCGATCTACCAAAAGGCTTTCGTATCCGCTCAAGAAACTTCTCAAAGCCAGGCGAGCGGTTATCGTTCCGGTAGAAATAGTAGGATAGAAGCGATTGCCTCCAAGATAGCAATGTTAAATGCAGAGATGACTTATCGAAAAATGTTGCATCAACATTCTCTAAATCGTATTGCTCTTGGAGTTGCAATAGGAGAAATTCCTC
- a CDS encoding efflux RND transporter permease subunit — MMMAAIILLGSIGFSRMGLSQMPDVDFPIVNVTLNLTGANAQVMETDVVDPIEEVLMTVQGVVEVRSVSTDGSATITVELELKRDVDVAVQEIQTKIAQVSNKLPDDLDPAIIMKSNPDDQPIIWVALTAPNRSDQEKMVFVKTRLKDKFQEVPGVGEIILGGYVDRTINVFLDPIRLLRAELTVTDIINTLTEQNIEVPSGRVQNKLSEVSLRAVGDVPTVEQFSNIYINSRSGAAMFRPVRLREVSKIEDGLDEIRRISRFNGVSAVGLGIKKIKGANAVEVGDLVKEKVEELRPSLPPGFEMNISNDNTTFIRDSVHELVFTLILSAVLTGIVCRLFLGNWSSTWNVLLAIPTSVMGTFLILYFAGFTLNTFTLLGLSLATGIVVDDAIMVLENISRHRESGKTWFQASLDGASEIRFAALAATLAIIAIFLPVAFMSGIIGRYFLEFGVTVSVAVALSLFEALSFTPMRASRYRESKEAQKKQKSKSPFTLPADTFFSKLKNSADRFSFFKRMDPVIENFLQFSERVYGRVLEFVIRKPGTVIVSSILFFAFSLIFLFLLKKEFIPPQDMGRFIVRAKMPIGSSIIRTDEAMKKVENYLSSRPIVEKYMSNIGGMGGTESNTGMFFVTMKDMGNRPKSKKTGSEITQSEVFIEFRKDLKELVPEAKFSVQDLSQRGFSAGRGYPVELVLTGPDWATLAKLSDSIREKLDSSKTILDIDTDYVSGQPEVKILPNREAAALRGVSMANIGNTIGPLMGGRNVSRFTENGRSFDVRVKIDKNMGENTDIIPNIGVRNTYGEIVRLKDVLVLQATNTLKNITRVNRDRSIKIFGNPPKEKGQTWATSEAIRIAREMLPEGYNVDVTGSAKTASESQSSLSGALVLGIVMSFMILASQFNSLKQPFYILLSMPFSFSGALIALWIAGQSFNMYSFIGLILLLGLVKKNSILLVEFVNHVRGEGKNIADAIRIGCPVRLRPVLMTTFSSIAAAIPPALALGPGAETRIPMAITILGGLIVSTLITLVVVPAAYYLMENEKDEVRRYS; from the coding sequence ATGATGATGGCTGCTATCATCCTGCTGGGAAGTATAGGCTTCTCTCGTATGGGACTTTCTCAGATGCCGGACGTGGACTTTCCGATCGTGAACGTTACTCTCAACTTGACTGGCGCGAATGCTCAGGTCATGGAGACCGACGTAGTCGATCCTATCGAAGAAGTTCTTATGACAGTCCAAGGTGTGGTAGAAGTTCGTTCGGTTTCCACGGACGGTTCTGCAACGATTACGGTGGAGTTGGAGCTCAAACGGGACGTGGATGTCGCAGTCCAAGAGATCCAAACCAAAATTGCTCAGGTAAGTAATAAACTTCCTGATGATCTTGACCCTGCTATCATCATGAAGTCCAATCCGGACGACCAACCGATCATCTGGGTTGCATTGACTGCCCCGAATAGAAGCGATCAAGAAAAGATGGTCTTCGTTAAGACCAGGCTCAAGGATAAGTTTCAAGAAGTTCCTGGAGTAGGAGAGATCATCCTAGGCGGCTACGTGGACCGCACAATCAATGTGTTCTTGGATCCGATCCGACTTTTGAGAGCGGAACTTACAGTCACCGATATCATCAATACATTAACGGAACAGAATATAGAAGTTCCTTCCGGAAGAGTGCAGAATAAACTCTCCGAAGTTTCTTTAAGAGCGGTTGGAGATGTTCCAACTGTAGAACAATTTTCTAATATATATATCAACTCCAGAAGTGGGGCTGCGATGTTCCGTCCAGTCCGCTTGAGAGAAGTCTCTAAGATCGAAGACGGCCTGGATGAGATCAGAAGAATTTCTAGATTTAACGGAGTCTCAGCTGTAGGTCTCGGGATCAAAAAAATCAAAGGTGCAAACGCAGTAGAAGTCGGCGACTTGGTGAAAGAAAAAGTAGAAGAGCTTAGGCCGAGTCTTCCTCCCGGATTCGAAATGAATATTTCCAATGATAACACTACTTTTATCAGAGATTCAGTTCACGAATTAGTTTTTACTCTTATACTTTCCGCTGTGCTTACAGGAATTGTATGTAGATTGTTCTTGGGAAATTGGAGCAGTACTTGGAACGTTCTTCTTGCAATCCCTACTTCCGTAATGGGAACCTTTTTAATACTGTATTTTGCAGGTTTTACATTAAACACATTTACCTTGCTCGGTCTTTCTTTGGCAACGGGTATCGTCGTGGACGATGCCATCATGGTATTGGAGAATATCAGTAGGCATAGAGAATCCGGAAAAACTTGGTTCCAGGCATCCTTGGATGGTGCCTCCGAGATTAGATTTGCTGCGTTAGCTGCCACACTTGCGATCATCGCGATCTTCCTTCCGGTTGCGTTTATGTCCGGGATCATAGGTCGTTACTTTTTGGAATTCGGAGTTACGGTTTCCGTAGCGGTTGCTCTTTCTCTATTCGAAGCATTGAGTTTTACTCCGATGAGAGCCTCTCGTTATAGGGAAAGTAAAGAAGCCCAGAAAAAACAAAAATCGAAGTCACCTTTTACCTTACCTGCGGACACATTCTTTTCCAAACTAAAGAACAGCGCGGATCGTTTTTCTTTTTTCAAAAGAATGGATCCTGTGATAGAGAACTTCCTTCAGTTCTCCGAGAGAGTTTACGGTAGAGTTTTAGAATTTGTAATACGTAAACCCGGAACAGTGATTGTCTCTTCTATTCTATTTTTTGCATTTTCTCTTATCTTTTTATTCTTACTCAAAAAGGAGTTCATTCCTCCTCAGGATATGGGAAGGTTTATCGTTCGAGCAAAAATGCCTATCGGTTCTTCTATCATTCGCACTGACGAAGCGATGAAGAAGGTAGAGAATTATCTCAGCTCTCGTCCTATTGTGGAAAAATATATGAGCAATATTGGAGGAATGGGAGGCACCGAATCCAATACCGGAATGTTCTTTGTTACCATGAAGGATATGGGAAACCGTCCTAAGAGTAAAAAAACGGGAAGTGAGATCACTCAGTCGGAAGTTTTCATAGAATTCAGAAAAGATCTGAAAGAACTTGTGCCGGAAGCAAAGTTTTCCGTCCAAGATCTTTCCCAAAGAGGTTTCAGCGCGGGAAGAGGTTATCCCGTCGAGTTGGTTTTGACAGGACCTGATTGGGCCACACTTGCGAAACTTTCCGATTCTATCCGTGAAAAATTAGATTCTTCTAAAACGATTTTGGATATAGACACAGACTATGTTTCCGGACAACCGGAGGTAAAAATTCTACCAAACAGAGAAGCGGCTGCACTCCGTGGTGTGAGTATGGCGAATATCGGGAATACTATCGGGCCTCTGATGGGAGGACGTAATGTAAGTCGTTTTACCGAGAATGGTCGAAGTTTCGATGTTCGAGTCAAGATAGACAAGAACATGGGAGAAAATACGGACATCATTCCGAATATTGGGGTCAGGAACACTTACGGAGAGATCGTTCGTTTGAAGGATGTACTGGTTCTTCAAGCAACCAACACTCTTAAAAATATCACCAGAGTGAACAGAGATAGATCCATTAAAATTTTCGGGAACCCACCGAAAGAAAAAGGACAAACCTGGGCTACCAGCGAAGCAATTCGGATCGCAAGAGAAATGCTCCCGGAAGGGTATAATGTAGATGTTACCGGTTCTGCAAAAACTGCTTCCGAATCACAATCCAGTTTGTCGGGAGCTTTGGTCTTAGGGATCGTAATGTCGTTCATGATCTTGGCTAGTCAGTTCAATAGTTTAAAGCAGCCTTTCTACATTCTTCTTTCCATGCCTTTTAGTTTTTCGGGTGCGTTAATCGCTCTTTGGATAGCCGGCCAGTCCTTCAATATGTATAGCTTTATCGGATTGATCCTACTCTTGGGACTCGTTAAGAAAAACTCCATTCTTCTTGTGGAGTTTGTGAATCATGTCAGGGGAGAAGGGAAGAATATTGCGGATGCGATCCGGATCGGGTGCCCTGTTCGCTTAAGACCCGTCCTCATGACCACATTCTCTTCGATTGCGGCTGCTATTCCTCCCGCTTTGGCCTTGGGGCCTGGAGCGGAAACCAGGATCCCGATGGCGATCACCATTTTAGGCGGTTTGATCGTTTCTACATTGATCACTTTGGTGGTCGTCCCAGCCGCTTATTATCTTATGGAAAATGAGAAAGATGAAGTACGTAGATACTCTTAA